Proteins encoded by one window of Polaribacter haliotis:
- a CDS encoding lipoprotein signal peptidase translates to MSKKTLAILTVLIAIILDQVIKIYVKTHFALNEEVVVFEWFKIHFTENNGMAMGIEFGGKAGKLFLTLFRIVAVGAIIYWLKGTIKRVVNNAVVVAIALILAGAIGNIIDSVFYGVIFDDSYHKVATLFSDNPYGTLFHGKVVDMFYFPLWQGVLPDWIPFVGGEMYTFFQYIFNPADAYITIGVILLFLFNKQAFPKEEKKIAE, encoded by the coding sequence ATGTCAAAAAAGACACTGGCAATACTTACGGTTTTAATCGCTATTATCTTAGATCAAGTTATAAAAATCTATGTAAAAACTCATTTTGCTTTAAATGAAGAAGTAGTGGTTTTCGAATGGTTTAAAATTCATTTTACCGAAAATAACGGAATGGCAATGGGAATTGAGTTTGGAGGTAAAGCAGGTAAACTGTTTTTAACCTTATTTAGAATTGTAGCAGTTGGTGCAATTATATATTGGTTAAAAGGTACAATAAAACGAGTTGTAAATAATGCAGTTGTTGTAGCAATCGCACTAATTTTGGCTGGAGCTATTGGTAATATTATAGACTCAGTTTTTTACGGAGTAATTTTCGACGATTCTTATCATAAAGTAGCCACTTTATTTTCCGACAATCCTTATGGAACCTTGTTTCACGGGAAAGTGGTAGATATGTTTTACTTTCCACTTTGGCAAGGCGTTTTACCAGATTGGATACCTTTTGTTGGTGGAGAAATGTACACGTTTTTTCAGTATATTTTTAATCCTGCAGATGCCTATATTACCATTGGTGTAATTTTACTTTTTCTTTTTAATAAACAAGCTTTCCCAAAAGAAGAGAAAAAAATAGCCGAATAA
- a CDS encoding PorP/SprF family type IX secretion system membrane protein, whose translation MKKIIVILAVIFFTVSVKAQQDPQYTQYMYNMNIINPAYAGSYDVLSINLLGRSQWVGIDGAPRTLTMGINSPVGKNVGLGLSVIVDEIGPVQEQNVYGDFSYTLKVGENANLALGLKAGFTFFNICLPCLNEVNEGDQAFVNQNANKVMPNIGAGAFYYTDKFYAGLSIPNLLKTFHFDKKGGQISRASETKHFFFTSGYVFDLSNDVKLKPSTMIKAAEGSPLSIDFSGNVLLYDKLEFGLSYRLDESVSALINVRATNTLRIGYAYDYTLTNLGNFNSGSHEIFVLFNFDFERNKIKSPRFF comes from the coding sequence ATGAAAAAAATTATAGTAATACTTGCAGTTATATTCTTTACTGTTTCTGTAAAAGCACAACAAGATCCACAGTACACACAGTACATGTACAATATGAATATCATAAACCCAGCTTATGCTGGGTCATATGACGTTTTAAGTATTAATTTACTAGGTAGATCTCAATGGGTAGGTATAGATGGAGCACCAAGAACACTTACAATGGGAATTAATTCTCCAGTAGGTAAAAATGTTGGTTTAGGTTTATCTGTTATTGTAGATGAGATTGGACCTGTTCAAGAACAAAACGTTTACGGAGACTTTTCGTATACCTTAAAAGTAGGAGAAAATGCAAACTTAGCGTTAGGTTTAAAAGCAGGGTTTACATTCTTTAATATTTGTTTACCATGTTTAAATGAAGTTAATGAAGGAGATCAAGCCTTTGTAAATCAAAATGCAAATAAAGTAATGCCAAATATTGGGGCAGGTGCATTTTATTATACAGATAAGTTCTATGCAGGTTTATCAATACCTAATTTATTAAAAACTTTTCATTTTGATAAAAAAGGAGGGCAAATATCAAGAGCATCAGAAACGAAGCACTTTTTCTTTACATCTGGTTATGTATTCGATTTATCAAACGATGTAAAGTTAAAGCCATCTACCATGATAAAAGCAGCAGAAGGATCTCCATTATCAATAGATTTTTCTGGAAACGTTTTATTATATGATAAATTAGAATTTGGTCTTTCTTATAGGTTAGATGAATCTGTATCAGCATTAATAAACGTAAGAGCAACAAACACTCTAAGAATAGGATATGCATACGATTATACCTTAACAAACTTAGGGAATTTTAATTCTGGTTCACATGAGATATTTGTACTATTTAATTTCGATTTTGAAAGAAACAAAATTAAATCGCCAAGATTCTTCTAG
- a CDS encoding TraR/DksA family transcriptional regulator, whose product MPDVKVKYSDEDLQEFKEIIDKKIARAQEDLALLEASYKNDANNGTDDTSPSFKSFDEGSEVMSKEANVQLAIRQEKFIRDLKNALLRIENKTYGVCRVTRKLIQKERLKLVPHATLSIEAKRKQ is encoded by the coding sequence ATGCCAGATGTTAAAGTAAAATATTCGGATGAAGATTTACAAGAGTTTAAAGAAATTATTGATAAGAAAATAGCAAGAGCACAAGAAGATTTGGCTTTGTTAGAAGCTTCTTATAAAAACGATGCAAATAATGGTACAGACGATACTTCGCCATCATTCAAATCTTTTGACGAAGGTTCTGAGGTAATGAGTAAAGAAGCAAACGTACAATTAGCAATTAGACAAGAAAAGTTCATCAGAGACCTTAAAAACGCCTTATTACGTATAGAAAATAAAACGTATGGTGTTTGTAGAGTAACAAGAAAGCTAATACAAAAAGAGCGTTTAAAATTAGTGCCTCATGCAACTTTAAGCATAGAAGCAAAGCGCAAACAATAA
- a CDS encoding sensor histidine kinase gives MEEIFSNEDKVIITTLIGVLMLLLMGVALLVFFFLSRRKITEKELEKKTLEIGYQKEIIQSIIVTQEKERKRIAQDLHDDISSKLNVINLNANLLKDGELTAEEFITVNDGILTATDKTLESARRIAHNLLPPILDKFGFKEAVEELVDTFNNSRKIDINYNLKYPKKHLNSSQELHLFRIIQELINNSIRHGNATKSTLVIEEKNKSLFLNYSDNGIGFNLKELEFKKGLGMKNIESRVSILNGIFTIETDINSGFAIKITI, from the coding sequence ATAAAGTGATAATTACTACTCTTATTGGTGTTTTAATGCTTCTTTTAATGGGAGTAGCTTTGTTGGTATTTTTCTTTTTATCAAGAAGAAAAATTACCGAAAAAGAGTTGGAGAAAAAAACATTAGAAATTGGTTATCAAAAAGAAATTATACAGTCTATAATAGTTACCCAGGAAAAAGAACGTAAACGGATTGCACAGGATTTACATGATGATATTAGTTCTAAATTAAATGTAATTAATTTGAATGCAAATTTGTTAAAAGATGGAGAATTAACTGCGGAAGAATTTATTACTGTAAATGATGGAATTTTAACTGCAACAGATAAAACGTTAGAAAGTGCCAGAAGAATTGCACATAATTTGTTGCCTCCAATTTTAGATAAATTTGGCTTTAAAGAGGCTGTTGAAGAATTGGTAGATACTTTTAATAATAGTAGAAAGATAGATATTAATTACAACCTAAAGTATCCGAAAAAGCATTTGAATTCCTCGCAAGAATTACATCTTTTTAGGATTATACAAGAATTAATAAACAATTCTATTCGACATGGAAATGCAACAAAAAGCACTTTAGTTATCGAAGAAAAAAATAAATCGCTGTTTCTAAATTATTCCGATAATGGAATTGGATTCAATTTAAAAGAGTTAGAGTTTAAAAAAGGATTAGGTATGAAAAATATAGAAAGCAGAGTATCTATTTTAAATGGAATATTTACTATTGAAACCGATATTAATAGTGGTTTTGCAATAAAAATAACTATTTAA
- a CDS encoding DUF4230 domain-containing protein has protein sequence MRFLKYIAIFLLGFLIAKFWYEPKVENHKQEEIKVVVHSIKNMSKLVVSSGTFSEVYNYSDSKKYFYNYLSFDKKAIVTVNAKVEVGYDLSKLEIQIDSIGKKIFINNIPKEEIVISPDVKYFDLQQSSFNTFSKRELNKINQKSIEKIKETIEVTNLKKDAKARLLEELSKIYQLSAIYNWEVVDNTNSGFLKRFKD, from the coding sequence ATGCGCTTTTTAAAATACATTGCTATTTTCTTACTAGGTTTTTTAATTGCCAAATTTTGGTACGAACCAAAGGTAGAAAACCACAAACAAGAAGAAATAAAAGTAGTCGTTCACTCAATTAAAAATATGAGTAAGCTCGTAGTTTCTAGCGGAACATTTTCTGAAGTTTACAATTATTCCGATTCAAAAAAATATTTTTACAACTATCTTTCTTTTGATAAAAAAGCAATTGTTACAGTAAATGCAAAGGTTGAGGTTGGTTACGATTTATCGAAATTAGAAATTCAGATAGATTCTATTGGAAAGAAAATTTTTATAAATAACATACCTAAAGAGGAAATAGTAATTTCTCCAGATGTAAAGTATTTCGATTTACAACAGAGTTCATTCAACACTTTTTCTAAAAGAGAATTAAACAAAATAAACCAGAAAAGTATCGAAAAAATTAAAGAAACGATAGAAGTAACCAATCTTAAAAAAGATGCCAAAGCAAGATTGTTAGAAGAGCTTTCTAAAATTTACCAACTTTCTGCGATTTACAATTGGGAGGTTGTAGATAATACAAATTCAGGGTTTTTAAAGCGGTTTAAAGATTAA
- a CDS encoding response regulator transcription factor yields MMPKINILIADDEELFRKGIRFLLERESEFNVIAEAENGQEVINFLSSTEEFPDVILMDLKMPVINGVEATEIIHIAYPNIKIIALTSYGGKAFVTNMIDVGASSYLLKDTNPKTVVHTIKQVFTKGFYYDANVIKIINENIHSSAGKRIKRDLDKNLLSKREVDVLELICQENSTKEIAEKLFISPRTVEGHRNNLLLKTEAKNIAGLVIYGIQKKIIEVSLDFD; encoded by the coding sequence ATGATGCCAAAAATAAATATTCTTATTGCAGACGATGAGGAACTCTTTAGAAAAGGAATTCGATTTTTATTAGAAAGGGAAAGCGAATTTAATGTAATTGCAGAAGCTGAAAACGGACAAGAAGTAATCAATTTTTTAAGTAGCACAGAAGAATTCCCAGATGTAATTTTAATGGATTTAAAAATGCCTGTTATAAATGGTGTTGAAGCCACAGAAATTATACACATAGCATACCCAAATATTAAAATAATCGCATTAACAAGTTATGGTGGAAAAGCATTTGTAACAAACATGATAGATGTTGGTGCATCTTCTTACCTTTTAAAAGACACCAATCCAAAAACGGTGGTTCACACCATTAAACAAGTATTTACCAAAGGTTTTTATTATGATGCTAATGTCATAAAAATTATTAACGAAAACATTCATTCTTCTGCAGGAAAACGAATTAAAAGGGATTTAGACAAAAATCTACTTTCTAAAAGAGAAGTCGATGTTTTAGAGCTTATTTGTCAAGAAAACAGTACAAAAGAAATTGCTGAAAAACTTTTTATAAGCCCAAGAACAGTAGAAGGTCATAGAAATAATTTGCTTTTAAAAACGGAAGCAAAAAATATTGCTGGTTTGGTTATTTACGGAATTCAGAAAAAAATAATCGAGGTTTCTTTAGATTTTGATTAA
- the ileS gene encoding isoleucine--tRNA ligase — protein MKAKFPEYKGLDLPNVAEEILNYWEENNIFEKSVTTREGAEPYVFFEGPPSANGLPGVHHVLARAIKDIFPRYKTMKGYQVKRKAGWDTHGLPIELGVEKELGITKEDIGKKISVEDYNAACRKAVMRYTDIWNDLTQKMGYWVDMDDPYITYEPKYMESVWWLLKQIYNKELIYKGYTIQPYSPKAGTGLSSHELNQPGTYQDVTDTTVVAQFKAVENTLPDFLKKYDHLNFIAWTTTPWTLPSNTALTVGPKIDYVVVATYNQYTFKPVHVILAKNLVGKQFGGKNNFEAETVEELSAYNSGDKKIPYLICTECKGTDLVGIKYEQLLDFDCKFENKQDAFRVISGDFVTIEDGTGIVHTAPTFGADDALVAKQASPEIPPLLIKDENDNLVPLVDLQGRFRKEIKDDIYGFAGEYVKAEYLNEKDLEDELKIQQENLTEVLKNQDKYLSVDERLGLKLKNENKAFKVEKYKHSYPNCWRTDKPILYYPLDSWFIKVTDVKDRMHELNKTINWKPESTGTGRFGNWLANANDWNLSRSRYWGIPLPIWRTEDGKEEICVGSVKELKQEMAKAVEAGVLAKDIFEDFEVDNNSEENYAKIDLHKNIVDEIVLISASGQPMKRESDLIDVWFDSGSMPYAQWHYPFENKNKIDGNESFPADFIAEGVDQTRGWFYTLHAIATMVFDSVAYKNVVSNGLVLDKNGHKMSKRLGNATDPFTTLSTYGADATRWYMISNANPWDNLKFDLEGIEEVKRKFFGTLYNTYSFFSLYTNIDGFSYSEEDIALEKRPEIDRWILSELHTLIAKVDKFYAAYEPTRAARAISDFTQDYLSNWYVRLSRRRFWKGTYETDKISAYQTLYTCMNTIAKLGAPIAPFFMDKLYQDLNSVSGKETSESIHLSDFPKFDESFVDKSLERKMENAQKISSLVLSLRAKEKIKVRQPLQKIMIPVDSEQQKEEILAVADLIKNEVNIKEVQILEDASDILIKQIKPNFKALGPKFGKDMRFVAAEVQKFTQEDINKIEKDKNISIEFNGKNITLGLEDVDISSKDIEGWLVANEGSLTVALDVTITEELHKEGVARELVNRIQNARKDTGLEVTDKIKLTVLNYENLQQSILENKDYIMSETLTEDLVFVDELTNGTEIEFDTIKSRILIEKI, from the coding sequence ATGAAAGCGAAATTTCCTGAATATAAAGGCCTTGACTTACCAAATGTTGCAGAAGAAATTCTAAACTATTGGGAAGAAAATAACATATTTGAAAAAAGTGTAACCACAAGAGAAGGTGCAGAGCCTTATGTATTTTTTGAAGGACCACCTTCAGCAAACGGACTTCCAGGAGTTCATCATGTTTTGGCGAGAGCTATAAAAGATATTTTTCCACGTTATAAAACTATGAAAGGTTACCAAGTAAAGCGTAAAGCTGGTTGGGATACACATGGTTTACCTATAGAATTAGGTGTAGAAAAAGAACTTGGAATTACCAAAGAAGACATTGGAAAGAAAATTTCGGTAGAAGATTACAACGCAGCTTGTAGAAAAGCTGTAATGCGTTACACAGATATTTGGAACGATTTAACCCAGAAAATGGGTTATTGGGTAGATATGGACGACCCATATATTACCTACGAACCAAAATACATGGAATCTGTTTGGTGGTTATTAAAGCAGATTTATAACAAAGAATTAATTTACAAAGGGTATACAATTCAACCATATTCACCAAAAGCAGGTACAGGTTTAAGTTCTCACGAATTGAATCAGCCAGGAACTTACCAAGATGTTACAGATACAACTGTTGTAGCACAGTTTAAAGCTGTTGAAAATACTTTGCCAGATTTTCTAAAGAAGTACGACCATTTAAATTTTATTGCTTGGACAACTACTCCTTGGACTTTGCCAAGTAACACTGCTTTAACTGTTGGGCCAAAAATAGATTATGTTGTGGTTGCAACTTATAATCAATACACTTTTAAACCAGTTCACGTTATTTTAGCTAAGAATTTAGTTGGAAAACAATTTGGAGGGAAAAATAATTTTGAAGCAGAAACTGTAGAAGAACTATCAGCATATAATTCTGGTGATAAAAAAATACCTTATTTAATCTGTACAGAATGTAAAGGAACAGATTTAGTAGGAATCAAATACGAGCAATTATTAGATTTCGATTGTAAATTTGAGAATAAACAAGATGCATTTAGAGTAATTTCTGGAGATTTTGTAACGATAGAAGATGGAACAGGAATTGTACACACAGCACCAACTTTTGGAGCAGATGATGCTTTGGTTGCAAAACAAGCTTCGCCTGAAATTCCGCCTTTATTAATTAAAGACGAGAATGATAATTTAGTTCCTTTAGTAGATTTACAAGGTAGATTCAGAAAAGAAATTAAAGACGATATTTATGGTTTTGCAGGCGAATATGTAAAAGCAGAATATTTAAATGAGAAAGATTTAGAAGACGAATTAAAAATTCAGCAAGAAAATTTAACAGAGGTTTTAAAAAATCAAGATAAATATTTATCTGTAGATGAACGTTTAGGACTGAAATTAAAGAATGAAAACAAGGCTTTTAAAGTCGAAAAATACAAGCACAGTTACCCAAACTGTTGGAGAACAGACAAGCCAATTTTATATTATCCATTAGATTCTTGGTTTATAAAAGTTACGGATGTAAAAGACAGAATGCACGAGTTGAACAAAACCATCAACTGGAAACCTGAATCTACAGGAACTGGTCGTTTTGGAAATTGGTTGGCAAATGCAAACGACTGGAATTTATCTCGATCAAGATACTGGGGAATTCCATTACCAATTTGGAGAACAGAAGATGGTAAAGAAGAAATTTGTGTTGGTTCTGTAAAAGAATTAAAGCAAGAAATGGCGAAAGCTGTGGAAGCTGGAGTTTTAGCAAAAGATATTTTCGAAGATTTTGAAGTTGATAATAATTCCGAAGAAAATTATGCAAAAATAGATTTACATAAAAATATTGTAGATGAAATTGTATTAATTTCAGCATCTGGACAACCAATGAAACGTGAAAGCGATTTAATTGATGTTTGGTTCGATTCTGGTTCTATGCCTTATGCTCAATGGCATTATCCATTTGAGAATAAAAATAAAATTGATGGAAATGAATCTTTCCCAGCAGATTTTATTGCAGAAGGAGTAGATCAAACAAGAGGTTGGTTTTATACGTTGCATGCAATTGCAACCATGGTTTTCGATTCAGTTGCGTATAAAAACGTAGTTTCTAACGGTTTGGTTTTAGACAAAAACGGACATAAAATGTCGAAACGTTTAGGAAACGCTACAGATCCATTTACGACTTTATCAACTTATGGTGCAGATGCAACTCGTTGGTACATGATTTCGAATGCAAATCCTTGGGATAATTTAAAATTCGATTTAGAAGGAATTGAAGAAGTAAAACGTAAGTTTTTCGGAACACTTTACAACACATATTCATTCTTCTCTTTATATACAAATATTGATGGTTTTTCTTATAGCGAAGAAGATATTGCTTTAGAAAAAAGACCAGAAATAGATAGATGGATTTTATCAGAATTACATACTTTAATTGCTAAAGTTGATAAATTCTACGCAGCATACGAACCTACAAGAGCAGCAAGAGCAATAAGCGATTTTACACAAGATTATTTAAGTAACTGGTATGTTCGTTTGAGCAGAAGACGTTTCTGGAAAGGAACCTATGAAACAGATAAAATATCTGCATACCAAACTTTGTACACTTGTATGAATACGATTGCAAAGTTGGGTGCACCAATTGCTCCATTCTTTATGGACAAATTGTATCAAGATTTAAATTCAGTTTCAGGAAAAGAAACATCAGAAAGTATTCATTTATCTGATTTCCCAAAATTTGATGAAAGCTTCGTAGATAAATCTTTGGAGCGTAAAATGGAAAATGCACAGAAAATTTCTTCTTTGGTTTTATCATTAAGAGCAAAAGAAAAAATTAAGGTTCGTCAGCCATTGCAAAAAATTATGATTCCTGTTGATAGTGAGCAACAAAAGGAAGAAATTTTAGCAGTTGCAGATTTAATTAAGAACGAAGTAAATATTAAAGAAGTTCAGATTTTAGAGGATGCATCAGACATTTTAATCAAACAAATTAAGCCAAATTTTAAAGCTTTAGGGCCAAAATTTGGGAAGGATATGCGTTTTGTTGCAGCAGAAGTTCAAAAATTTACACAAGAAGATATTAACAAAATAGAAAAAGATAAAAACATTTCTATAGAATTTAATGGAAAAAATATTACTTTAGGACTCGAAGATGTAGATATTTCGTCAAAAGATATCGAAGGTTGGTTGGTTGCAAATGAAGGCTCGTTAACAGTAGCTTTAGATGTTACAATTACAGAAGAATTACACAAAGAAGGAGTTGCCAGAGAATTGGTTAATAGAATCCAGAATGCACGTAAAGATACTGGTTTAGAAGTAACAGATAAAATTAAGCTTACAGTCTTAAACTACGAAAACTTACAACAGTCTATCTTAGAAAATAAAGACTACATTATGAGCGAAACATTAACCGAAGATTTGGTTTTTGTAGACGAATTAACAAATGGTACAGAAATTGAATTTGATACCATTAAAAGTAGAATATTAATTGAAAAAATCTAA
- a CDS encoding OmpA family protein, translating into MKKTIQFTLVLLFSSLTILGQTKETKKADVHFENLSYVSAAQEYKKLAEDNATEHVLQRLGDSYYFNVKMQEASNTYSKLFNNFPTQKPEHIFRYAQALRATGNFNDSDAWMKKFHEAKKNDSRGIHFTDHEATLNELRKGKPNYTVSNLRSINTVNSDFGVTDYGNTILFSSPRKGNIFVKRGHTRNNKNFLDIYKVIKEKITTNEGDNSDVRPMFTDEINSKYHESSVTFSPDRQTMYFTRNNYNKGVYKNDKKGYNNLKIYKSVWVYNEWTNIEELPFNSNEYSTGHPSVSKDGKKLYFASDMPGGIGETDIYVVAINADGSFGTPQNLGSEVNTEGREMFPFISDEDVLYFSSDGHFGIGALDVFATKKEKGEYKTPVNLKAPVNSPLDDFAFSINPIDRTGYLSSNREGGVGDDDIYAVVELEKPEVIVVKPPCMQVVSGVVKDKKFKNPLPGAKLVLKDANGKIVKEVYADTNALFTFTLPCNEAFTLDATKEYYEPDTASFVTTENKDLELDLDFALDIISDFAYNERGELIIKIEPIYFDYNKSNIRPDAAIELNHITSIMRKYQKLVIRSSSHTDARGKERYNEALSDRRAKSSVAYIIEKGISSSRITGKGFGETRLVNDCVDNDTHSNRVKCTKDQHQANRRTEFVIVKM; encoded by the coding sequence ATGAAAAAAACAATACAATTTACTCTCGTACTTTTATTCAGTTCTTTAACCATACTTGGGCAAACTAAAGAAACAAAAAAAGCAGACGTCCATTTCGAAAATTTATCTTACGTTTCAGCAGCGCAAGAATATAAAAAGCTTGCAGAAGACAATGCAACTGAGCATGTGCTACAAAGATTAGGAGATAGTTATTACTTCAATGTAAAGATGCAAGAAGCTTCAAATACATACAGTAAACTATTCAATAATTTTCCAACGCAAAAACCAGAGCATATTTTTAGATATGCACAAGCTTTAAGAGCAACAGGTAATTTTAATGATTCAGATGCTTGGATGAAGAAGTTTCACGAAGCTAAAAAGAACGACTCAAGAGGAATTCATTTTACAGATCACGAAGCGACTTTAAACGAACTTAGAAAAGGGAAACCAAACTATACAGTTAGTAATTTAAGAAGTATAAATACCGTTAATTCCGATTTTGGAGTTACAGATTATGGAAATACAATACTATTCTCTTCACCAAGAAAAGGAAACATATTTGTGAAGAGAGGTCATACAAGAAACAATAAAAACTTCTTAGATATCTATAAAGTTATCAAAGAAAAGATTACAACGAACGAAGGAGATAATTCAGATGTAAGACCAATGTTTACAGACGAAATAAACTCTAAATATCACGAATCTTCAGTTACTTTTTCTCCTGACAGACAAACAATGTATTTCACGAGAAATAACTACAACAAAGGAGTGTATAAGAATGATAAAAAAGGATATAACAACCTTAAAATATACAAATCTGTTTGGGTTTATAACGAATGGACAAATATAGAAGAACTTCCTTTTAATAGTAACGAATATTCTACAGGGCATCCATCTGTAAGTAAAGATGGTAAGAAATTATATTTCGCATCAGACATGCCAGGAGGTATTGGAGAAACAGATATTTATGTAGTTGCTATTAATGCTGATGGATCTTTTGGAACACCACAGAATTTAGGTTCAGAAGTAAACACAGAAGGTAGAGAAATGTTTCCTTTTATCTCAGATGAAGATGTATTGTACTTTTCTTCAGACGGACATTTTGGAATTGGAGCTTTAGATGTATTTGCAACTAAAAAAGAAAAAGGAGAATATAAAACACCAGTAAATTTAAAAGCACCTGTAAATTCTCCATTAGACGACTTTGCATTTTCAATAAATCCAATCGATAGAACAGGATATTTATCTTCTAATAGAGAAGGTGGAGTTGGAGATGATGATATTTATGCAGTAGTAGAATTAGAAAAGCCAGAAGTAATTGTGGTAAAACCACCATGTATGCAAGTAGTTTCTGGTGTTGTAAAAGACAAGAAGTTTAAAAACCCATTACCAGGAGCAAAATTGGTTTTAAAAGATGCAAATGGGAAGATTGTTAAAGAAGTATATGCAGATACAAATGCATTGTTTACTTTTACATTACCATGTAACGAAGCATTTACATTAGATGCTACAAAAGAATATTACGAACCAGATACAGCTTCTTTCGTAACTACAGAAAATAAGGATTTAGAACTCGATTTAGACTTTGCTTTAGACATTATCTCAGATTTTGCATATAATGAAAGAGGAGAGCTAATAATTAAGATAGAGCCTATTTATTTCGACTATAACAAGTCGAATATTAGACCAGATGCTGCAATAGAGTTAAATCATATTACAAGCATTATGAGAAAATATCAAAAATTAGTAATTAGATCTAGCTCACATACAGATGCAAGAGGTAAAGAGCGTTATAACGAAGCTTTATCAGACAGAAGAGCAAAATCTTCTGTAGCTTACATTATAGAAAAAGGAATTAGTTCTAGTAGAATTACTGGAAAAGGTTTTGGAGAAACAAGATTAGTAAACGATTGTGTGGATAACGATACGCATTCTAACCGCGTAAAATGTACTAAAGATCAACATCAAGCAAACAGAAGAACAGAGTTTGTAATTGTTAAAATGTAA